The Nymphaea colorata isolate Beijing-Zhang1983 chromosome 5, ASM883128v2, whole genome shotgun sequence DNA segment TGCACTGGCAGGCCTGTGGCCATCTTTTGAAATAAGATTGTTAAATGTATGACCTACACAATCATAGTTGCAGGTCACTTCAAGAGTTTCCTTTGGGGACGTGGAAGGTGTTCTCAAGCACTTTTGGTTGAACGAGTTCAAAGGGAAACAAAGGCTTGAACTCACTTGTGAGCAATACCGCACTTCAGGTGTCTTCTTGACCATAGATTGTAAACCTAGCTTTGACTTATGCAAAGAGTGATGCCCATTCACAAATGGATCACGACTGCTTGCATGACAACCATGGCCAAGGCCAAACTGTGCCGACACCGTTTGGTCTATGATGGTAGTCTTCTGTGAACAGGAACTTCCTTGATTCCAActgttcaatttattttttcctttatagCTATGCAATCTCTTGAGGAATATGATGAGGGAGAAGCTTcctagaaaaaggaaaaaagcctGATTTGCTGCTTATTCATCAATCTAGGACAAGAAGATTAAGTGAAGATCACAAATGATCAAATTTGACACACTACATTGAATTGACAAATACCAATCAAAATCTCATTATGCAAATCAAGTCTGACGTAAGGGCACAGTGAGGTCCTTTATCTTAGGGATCCCactgaaaaaaatgtgagattCGGATTGCATATTCAACCAAGCTGAACAAGATATCCTTATTGTCAACCTTCTGCGCTATTGCTTCCGGTGCAACTGTGCTGGGTGAGGGGCTCCCGTCCCTTCTTATTaccaaaaaaatatgagaatACAAGAATGTGCAGCGAaaggaagacaagaaaaaaaaaacatcaacagCCTCCAGTCAAGAAACACTACGGTAGAAGGGAAGATAATCCCGCTTTGCTGTTGAGTCAGGCTGTTCAACCAAACACAAATGATCAAAAACCTCCTTAACCGGATTACAGTTGAGCACTTTTACAGAGTGCACCTTCCTACCAAGAGGACTACAACCCAAACCTTCTGCACAAAGAAGTTTAACAGCCGTAAGTAAGCTGGAATGCCACTTCTTAGGTGCAACAACCAGCTTAATACTGCCGTAAACTCGCCTGGCCATATACAAAAAAATGCCACCCCATATCCCACCAAGGTAGGGCCTGCTTCGGCCTTGGCcccaccttaaaaaaaaattaaatttacatacaaattttaaaaaacttcacttgttctatataaaaactttgaaaaatgatatttcgactctagtcaaaattttgaaactttaattcagttctccttatgaaaaatttctgactccgccccTACATATCTGTGATGTTTATTCTAGTAGCTCGTGATATCGTACTAATGCTTGCCCTTAAGATGAGTCCTTTCTTTGACTTAAAGATATAAGCAATTTTCCGCCAGCCATTAACATTGACACAAACCACTTGAATCAGAAGTCTGTTTCCTCAAACAATGGCCACGGATCAGGCCTAACGCCCCAAGTAAGGCATAGCTTAATGTCAGATCTAAACTTTACAGACCAGTGTGCATTAAAAGAATCATCCTTTATATCCTCCCATATAACCAAACACAAATGCATAGAATATAGACTGTTAGTATCATGCAAAAAGTGAGTTTCTATATTTCTTGCTCAAGAATATGGCCAAGTTATAAAAAACGGAAGGAGTTTCTATGATCTTTAACTTGGTGTCCGTTGAACATTGTTAACCTTGTGTAGGATGACCATATTGGGGCTTCATGAACTGAGAAAGAAGCATTTCAGAGTGATCATGCAACTGATGCCTTTAAGGGCAAACTACCGGGAGAAGTATGGAGTCAAGCATGCATCATCAGAGCAATTAATGATTGGGGTTAAAGTGGGATGTGCACTCAACCCACATACCTCGCATATTATAAAGGTTGCAGGTAATCATATTTAATAAGCTATCCTTAAGAAAAAGTAACGGCATGATACACttattcacaatttttttttcatagtgtTCTGTTCTTTTATTCGTTTAACCTTATAGGTACGTTCTCTGTATATTCTTTAGAAAATAAGTTTTAGATAGTGCAATTCTAGAATAAGTATGAGAAGTGCCTACAATGTTAGTTCTTTAGCTTTGAAATTCTACATATTTTATGTCCAAACAATATGGTGCAAAAAGATCATTCTTACCAAACAAACACGTAGATTGCATATATAGAGACTATTGCAAAGGAGGGCCTCCAAGCATggttctcttctctctctctttctatatatatatatatatatatatataaaagaaaattgaatgatgacttAGCTCACTCTAAAAGCCATATGATCCGGacagttgagaaaaaaacaataaaaaaaaagcgaTAGAATTTTTGGTCATCCTACTATTAGTTCAAAcatgcttttctttgtttttttctcaatcccTCATTCACAATCAATCATACAGCCCTCATGATTGAGTGAGGTGACTCTTAAAAAGAATCCGAGTGCCTAATGGGTCCACCTTCTTGGGAAGGGAAGTAGAGGCCAGTGAATGTGCCCTTGACCATCTTGCTTTATGTGCCCAATCCGCAAAATAGCACAGATACATCTGTGTGGCTGTGGGATTTGATCGGTGGTCTTCACATCTAACAAGTTTGTGCCGGCCACGCGCTCGGTCAGAGCGCCTGATGGCTGCCACTTTCACTGCTCAAGTGATGAAAAGGAAActgcctttctctttttttttttctttttctcccactTTTTTCATATGATGAGTGCAACTTTGAGTGGTGAAGTGATGAAACAAGGACTTTTAGGAAGATATGGTGTAGCACATTTGGGAAAGCTCTTCCTTCTCAATCGCATCTTAGGCGGCACTTTTCGATATTCTTATTATCTTTTCAAGGTAGTGTAGGCCTGTGGCCTTATCAGGTTGTGCTTGTCTGAATGTGTCGGGAAACAAGCACGGCATGGAGAATCAAAGACATGGCATTGACTGCTGAGGAAAAGGATGGCCTCTTCACGACTTCAAGAGCTACCCATTATCTGATGGAAGAAGAAGGTACATAGTCTGCATGCCACTCTCATgatcgagagaaagagagagagagagagtgtttcTATTCATACATtaatatataaaacttttatatttttgcatGGAAAAGTGCTTGCATATATAAATGAGCAGCCATATTGAACGGAAAGGAGAATTAATCCTTCCTTTGTTAGTTTAACAACAACTGTTGGCATTTAAGCAACTGGAAACTCATTGAATGCAGttattttagagagagagagagagagagagagagagagtgccaaaaaaagaaaggttatATGCACACTGGAGACCATGCCAGTGATGCTGCAGCCAAATGTGCAAAACCTCAAATACAGCAAACTAAGCAGTTTCTTTGGCGATGAAGTCGATCTTTATTATTTTAGGGCATCTTGCGGAGTAATTACTGACCTGAAGCCTCTCAAAAATCCAGACACGATCTTCTGAAACTTTGTTTACTTCAAATATAAAATCATACTTAAATTCATGATGTTGGAAACGCAATTTAAAGAATTATggtatattttatttcaaaacttTCTACATGACATATACAAAATTTATGTAACTTTCGCGTGGTTTCATGCGGtttttaatcttcttttccTATATGCTTCTAAGTGTTTCACACAAAATACTTCCTTCTACTTCACACTTAATTCTTATgattgaaaagagagagagagagagagagagagagagagagagagagaacctatCACGACAGGAATCTTGAAAGGTCAGCAACAGCAATTTCCATCCCCAAGAAGTCACGTATATGTGACTTTGAAAAAAGCAAacgattttgaaaatgaaaagggaatAAGATAAAAATGGAGAAACCCAACGGTCGGGCGAGATTTTCGAAAATTGTATACGAGACTATTGGTCACAATCACTTGAATGTACACCTCCACTACAGGTGACCAATAATTCTTAAAAGCAAGCCATGACACGCACTGCAAATGGCAATAAAGAACTGCCAAAGGATATGCTCTAGTGCATCTGCAGTCATATGCAATAGAACTTTATATCATTCACTTTCTTTTCCACCCTTACTGCCCATTCACCGCCTTCACTCACACACAATATGCACACAAAGTTTCAGTGGAAGAAGTACCAACTTTATTGAGGAATTCAACACTATGACAACATGAGACCAAGGTTATAGGGATCCAATACGATGCCAACGTGAAGCCAGCGTATATGATAATGTGTAAAATAATCGATTGCATGAACAGTCGATGGTAGATGACAACATTGGTGAGTGAATATATGTCAACATGTTGCATTCAGAAAGCAGATCTTCTGACCAAAGGCTCTTTTGATGAACTAGGCTGCCAAGTAGGCGTAAATAGTGCATAAGGAGAATTTCCATTTGGGAACCAGCCTTTTGTCACTAAACTCAGACTTCGAGTGCTcgaatttttctgttttttacttGGGTTGTTATCATCCTAGAGAATGGAACCCACTTCTGGAAGAAGTGCTTGTTTTGCATCGTTATGACAAAAGGAAGTATATTGCTATAATTGATTCAATTAAACTAATGTTAGCTGGATTTCAAAAGGTTATGAAAAGGATAAGCATCTGTCTATATTTGATTGATGTGAGTCAGGACTAGAGACAGATTTCTGTCACCATTTCCACCAAGACGCCAAATTCGCGGGATGGAAGTTCAGGTGACCCGAACCATACGAAAGTATGGAACTCATGAAGGCAGGTTCGGGAATTTCCAGGATGTGTTAAGGCTTGGATAAGAAGATGATGGAAAGAGCAGCACAAACCACAAATGTGGTTGGCGGTTTAGACAAACCAAACAGCAGAAGGTAGTTTTGAGCAGAACAAAAATCAGACCAgaaaaattcaggaaaaaacTTTCAGCCCTTTTCTTGAGATTTTGGACAAAAGGTTGTCCTGTTAGTAAAATTTCCTCTAACCTTAACCAACTTTTGTCATTAGCactaaagaacaagaaaagtaTCACTGTTATGGTAGACCTTGAGCCAGTACATGATATGACAAAGAATCAAGTGCTACCCAATGGGCCCTACCCCCAGCACCTCTCTTATATAGGACCCTTGTTGATGGTATGTCATTGTGTGCTTCTGAGTGATCCCTTCAGTCCTTAACTCCTTACCCTTTTGCTCACACTGTCAAGATGGGTTTCCATGAAGACTCATTGGTAGACACAATATGTGAAATCTATGTGGACATCTCAAGGCTAGAGTCACTCAAGCCTTCAGTGGATGTCAACATTTTGTTCACAAAGCTTGTCTTGACATGCATTCCTCCATGCTCCATTGATGTCAACAAGTTGAGCAGAAGGGTTCAAGAAATAAGAGCAAAGCTCATTAAGTTATGTGGGGAGGCAGAAGGGCACTTGGAGAGCCATTTCTCTGAGATCCTGACTTCTCACAGTGAGCCTCTGGATCAGTTAACTATCTTTCCTTACTACTCCAACTATCTAAAGCTTAGCCATCTTGAGTTCAATATTCTGTCTGAGTATAGCACCAAGATCCCAAACTCTGTAGCCTTCGTGGGTTCAGGTCCTTTGCCACTCACATCAATTGTGTTAGCATTGAATCACCTTAAGACCACTGAATTTCACAACTATGATATCAACCCCAAAGCCAACTTGCAGGCGAGTCGTCTCATTGATAACCATCCTGACCTCTCTGAGCGCATGTTTTTCCATACTACTGATATTTTGGCTGCTGGTGATCAGCTAGGAGACTATGATGTTGTTTTCTTAGCAGCTCTGGTTGGTATGGAtaaacatgagaagatgaaagtTGTGAGTCACTTGTCTAAGCACATGGCACCTAACTCGATACTGATGCTTCGAAGCGCTCATGGTGCTCGAGCTTTTCTCTATCCTGTGGTTGATCCATGTGAGCTTCACGGCTTTGAGGTTCTCTCGGTCTACCATCCAACAGATGAAGTCATAAACTCGGTCATCATTGCGAGGAAGTTGGACGTCAATAATAGCAAGTTAGATGTCAATGATTGCAACATGGAGATCATGGCCAGTGCTGCACACAAGATTCTTCCGAACAAGTGCTTGGAGATTGAAGCTTTTAATCCACTGATCCATGGTGGCATGGTggaggaagttgcagttgaagAAAGGGTTTCTTGAATGTTTTCCTCCCACGGAGGTAGCATGTCTTGAATGTGACCTATGAGTTTCGTTACTGATTGAATAAAATGTTTGCTTGTGTGCTTGCTTTATATTTGAATACCAATGTCGCTAGTTTAATCTCAGCTTGTGCTTGAGCCTATCAAATGAGTCGAACCTGAGAATTAGCCTCAATCATTTACTTAATGGACTCAAGTTATCAAGCAGCTTCCCTTGAGCCCAGTAAAGTTCGTTCCATGAGAAATTCATCACTTTACACTGTTGAATTAGTGGTTACGTTCTATCTTTTGAAAGAGAATTTATGGATGAATGCCTTCCTGCACCCGTAGCcaagtttctttttctcctttttcttccagCTATTTCAATGATGTAAGCAAAACTGAGCTATAATTTGactttgtgtgtgtgcgtgtgtgtgtgtgtgtgtgtgtgtgtgtctatatatatatatatatatatatatatatatatatatatatatatatatatatagagagagagagagagagagagagagagagagagagagagagagattaaaaaacAAGGTGCATGGCCTGCAATGTCatgctttcattctttttcttggtGGCAACAATACATGAGTTCGATGTTTTATGTAAGCACAAGCATTTTATGTGCACAACAATCTTATAATATTTCGAGTTCGCAGGTGAGAATGGGGAGAATTTATCTGAATTACGGCACGAATTTGTTTCTAAAGGGCAATTTGATTGCAGTGATAGTTCATCCAGAGATAGCTTGTCAgtttgaaaacttgaaatttaCCTAAGACAAGCCATCTCTgaagtgattttttttgtgtttgaaagaGAGAGTGCCTTAGCAATTGTTAGAAGGCTGGGTTAAAACTTCACCAATGTGAAAGTTGTCCCACCTCCAAGCATCAGAAGATTTTTGTACTTAATTTTGAGGTTGAATAAATGGAAATAGATGATGTATACTAGTTAACATGTGTGTCATCCTAAGAGACAATCCATGGTTGGCCCTGGCCACCATGCCTAAGAGGACAACACCATGGAAAAGCTCAGGGCGTGGAGTTGGAAGACTGAAACTTGAACAAGGGTCTTCACTTGAACACCCTGCACTGGCTGCACAACTGGTTATCAGTAATTCCAGAAACATGTATTCCAAGCACGCAGGACATACATGGGTCTCAAACTAAAAAACGCATTTAGATCTTTATTGTTCAAAGGATGAGTTTCAATTTCTAAATACCTCCCATCAAGTTGCAAACCTTATCAAATGCAAGACAAGCAATAAGAACCGAACATAAAGATGCAAGCAGCAGAATGGTGTATTAAATTGTctaacaatttcaaaatttccattTGGCTATGAGAACtgaagaagcaaacagcaaagtgATGTATTAAACTGTCAAATAATTTGGAATTTTTCATGTGGCTATGAGAACTGAACATAAAGAAGCCAAACAGCAGAGTATAAACTGTCAaataatttgacattttttctgTGTTCTTCCTCAATTTTGATATTTACACATGGTGGGAATGGATCCATACATACAATTTTTTAAGCTCTACCTCACACAGAACAAAGGACATATCCAATTAACAAGCTGGTTTTTTAGTTAAGTACTTTAGGCCTCTAAGCACAAAGTCCCTCTCCATCATGGAAGATGTTCACTTCATGGTCCCAAGCATACTGTTAACTTCAAGATGGCCGATACATTTACAAATCGATGAAAGAGAAACCCGTTATTATGTTCAGTGAGTGCATAATACCAAAAATTCACGTTAACATGAACTTTTCCT contains these protein-coding regions:
- the LOC116254804 gene encoding nicotianamine synthase-like — protein: MGFHEDSLVDTICEIYVDISRLESLKPSVDVNILFTKLVLTCIPPCSIDVNKLSRRVQEIRAKLIKLCGEAEGHLESHFSEILTSHSEPLDQLTIFPYYSNYLKLSHLEFNILSEYSTKIPNSVAFVGSGPLPLTSIVLALNHLKTTEFHNYDINPKANLQASRLIDNHPDLSERMFFHTTDILAAGDQLGDYDVVFLAALVGMDKHEKMKVVSHLSKHMAPNSILMLRSAHGARAFLYPVVDPCELHGFEVLSVYHPTDEVINSVIIARKLDVNNSKLDVNDCNMEIMASAAHKILPNKCLEIEAFNPLIHGGMVEEVAVEERVS